The following nucleotide sequence is from Streptomyces bathyalis.
TCGCGGACGAGGATGCGGAAGCCGTCCGTATAGACGTCGATGTAGTCCAGCAGCGCGAACGCCGCCTGCTCCAGCAGCTCCCTCGGGTGCCCTCCTGTGAGGGCACCCGTCACCATGTCCAGGAGCTGCCGCATCTCACGGTCGATGACGACGGCGTAGAGACCTTCCTTGCCGCCGAAGTGCTCGTACACCACGGGCTTGGAGACGCCCGCCTTGGCCGCGATCTCCTCCACGGACGTGCCCTCGAAGCCGCGTTCGGCGAAGAGGGCACGTCCGATGTCGAGGAGCTGTTCTCGGCGTTCCTTGCCGCTCATCCGGCGACGGGCGGCGCGCTTCTCCTTCTTGGCGGCCCTGGTCGCTCTCGGGGGACCGGCGGAGCTGTCATCGGTCGGCACAGGGTCCATCATGCCGCTTGGCGGGACGTCTCCTTGCGGCGG
It contains:
- a CDS encoding TetR/AcrR family transcriptional regulator, with the protein product MMDPVPTDDSSAGPPRATRAAKKEKRAARRRMSGKERREQLLDIGRALFAERGFEGTSVEEIAAKAGVSKPVVYEHFGGKEGLYAVVIDREMRQLLDMVTGALTGGHPRELLEQAAFALLDYIDVYTDGFRILVRDSPVAQSTGNFASLISDIATQVEDILGREFKSRGFDPKLSPLYAQALVGMVALTGQWWLNVRKPKKAEVAAHLVNLAWHGLDGLEAKPRLIGHRRS